Proteins encoded by one window of Antechinus flavipes isolate AdamAnt ecotype Samford, QLD, Australia chromosome 4, AdamAnt_v2, whole genome shotgun sequence:
- the LOC127560811 gene encoding histone H2A type 1 → MSGRGKQGGKARAKAKTRSSRAGLQFPVGRVHRLLRKGNYAERVGAGAPVYLAAVLEYLTAEILELAGNAARDNKKTRIIPRHLQLAIRNDEELNKLLGKVTIAQGGVLPNIQAVLLPKKTESHHKAKGK, encoded by the coding sequence ATGTCTGGAAGAGGAAAGCAGGGAGGCAAAGCTCGCGCCAAAGCTAAGACCCGATCATCCCGGGCTGGTCTTCAGTTTCCTGTTGGTCGTGTCCATCGCCTTCTTCGCAAAGGCAATTATGCCGAGCGAGTTGGTGCCGGTGCTCCGGTATACTTAGCTGCTGTGCTCGAGTACCTGACTGCCGAAATCTTGGAGCTGGCGGGTAACGCTGCCAGAGACAACAAGAAGACCCGTATCATTCCTCGTCATCTTCAGTTGGCCATTCGCAACGATGAAGAGCTCAACAAACTGCTCGGCAAGGTTACCATCGCTCAGGGCGGCGTCCTCCCTAATATCCAGGCCGTGCTGCTGCCAAAGAAGACCGAGAGTCACCACAAAGCTAAGGGCAAATAG
- the LOC127560816 gene encoding histone H2B type 2-E-like, producing the protein MPEPAKSAPAPKKGSKKAVTKVQKKDGKKRKRNRKESYSIYVYKVLKQVHPDTGISSKAMGIMNSFVNDIFERIAGEASRLAHYNKRSTITSREIQTAVRLLLPGELAKHAVSEGTKAVTKYTSSK; encoded by the coding sequence ATGCCTGAACCTGCTAAGTCCGCTCCAGCCCCGAAAAAGGGCTCCAAGAAAGCTGTGACCAAGGTACAGAAGAAAGATGGCAAGAAACGCAAGCGGAACCGTAAAGAGAGTTACTCTATCTATGTGTACAAGGTCCTAAAACAGGTCCACCCGGACACGGGCATTTCATCCAAGGCTATGGGCATCATGAACTCTTTCGTTAACGACATTTTTGAGCGCATCGCTGGAGAGGCGTCCCGCCTAGCGCATTACAACAAACGCTCCACCATTACGTCGCGGGAGATCCAGACGGCCGTGCGCCTGCTTTTGCCCGGAGAGCTGGCTAAGCACGCAGTGTCGGAGGGCACTAAGGCCGTAACCAAGTACACTAGCTCCAAGTAA